The Sphingobium sp. JS3065 genome includes a region encoding these proteins:
- a CDS encoding glycine zipper 2TM domain-containing protein gives MKTKFLINLGAALAMGAASLAVTATPAMARDGWGRHYERGDYYRGDRGYRGYRGDRDGYYRGGGYYRGDGYRGYRGYRGGYRCRDSGTGGTIIGAIAGGLLGNEVGKGSGRYGRRGDGTTGAIIGAGVGALAGRAIDRDC, from the coding sequence ATGAAGACGAAGTTTCTGATCAATCTGGGGGCTGCGCTGGCGATGGGCGCTGCTTCCCTGGCCGTTACCGCAACGCCCGCCATGGCCCGCGACGGTTGGGGCCGCCATTATGAGCGCGGCGATTATTATCGCGGCGACCGGGGTTATCGGGGGTATCGCGGCGACCGCGACGGCTATTACCGGGGTGGCGGCTATTATCGGGGCGATGGCTATCGTGGCTACCGGGGTTATCGCGGCGGCTATCGCTGCCGGGACAGCGGCACGGGCGGCACCATCATCGGTGCGATTGCCGGCGGCCTGCTCGGCAATGAAGTCGGCAAGGGCAGCGGCCGTTATGGCCGTCGCGGCGACGGCACCACGGGCGCCATCATCGGCGCGGGCGTGGGCGCGCTGGCCGGGCGGGCGATCGATCGGGATTGCTGA
- the metH gene encoding methionine synthase, which translates to MSSPPLRQGLRLRSARTEFDTMTTQSTATFVNIGERTNVTGSAKFKKLIMAGDYAAAIDIARDQVENGAQIVDVNMDEGLLDAVEAMTTFLKLMTSEPDISRVPVMIDSSKWEVIEAGLKCVSGKPVVNSISMKEGEEAFLHHARLCMAYGAAVVVMAFDETGQADTKERKVEICERAYKLLLSIGFPPEDIIFDPNIFAVATGIEEHNGYGLDFIEACREIKKRCPHVHISGGLSNFSFSFRGNEPVRRAMHSVFLYHAIPAGLDMAIVNAGQLDVYDAIDPVLRQACEDVLLNSDPEAGDRLVALAESYKGKDAASEKAAQEWRGWPVAKRLEHALVKGIDMYVVEDTEEARLVAAKPIEVIEGPLMDGMNVVGDLFGAGKMFLPQVVKSARVMKKAVAHLLPFIEAAKEPGAKGKGKVVMATVKGDVHDIGKNIVGVVLQCNGFEVIDLGVMVPWQDIIKAANENDADMIGLSGLITPSLDEMVTVATEMQRAEMTMPLLIGGATTSRVHTALRIDPAFKGPVVHVLDASRAVGVATALVSETQKDAFVAKTKDDYEHVRVSRANKGQSKLLSIEEARDNAFEIDESLKPGKPRLPGVHRFPDWDLKDLRQYIDWTPFFRAWELAGNYPAILDDEVVGESATSLFNDAQAMLDRIVNEKWLTARGVAGLWPCRRQGDDIIVHVEDEKHFTLPMLRQQIAKREGRANMCLADFISHDGDWMGGFAVSIHGIEPHLARFKNAIDDYSDILLKALADRLAEAFAERLHHYVRTALWGYAEGEQLTNEALIKEQYRGIRPAPGYPACPEHSLKPLLFDMLDAHHATGITLTESFAMLPTAAVSGFYFGHPQAEYFGVARVGRDQLEDYARRRGVDLETAERWLRPNLD; encoded by the coding sequence GTGTCTTCGCCTCCGCTCAGACAAGGGCTTCGACTTCGCTCAGCCCGAACGGAATTTGATACGATGACCACGCAATCGACCGCCACTTTCGTCAATATCGGTGAGCGCACCAACGTCACCGGTTCGGCCAAGTTCAAGAAGCTGATCATGGCGGGCGACTATGCCGCGGCCATCGACATCGCCCGCGACCAGGTGGAGAATGGCGCGCAGATCGTCGACGTCAACATGGACGAAGGGCTGCTCGACGCCGTGGAGGCGATGACGACCTTCCTGAAACTCATGACGTCGGAACCGGACATCAGCCGCGTGCCGGTGATGATCGATTCTTCCAAATGGGAAGTGATCGAGGCGGGGCTGAAATGCGTTTCGGGCAAACCCGTCGTGAACTCGATCAGCATGAAGGAGGGCGAGGAGGCTTTCCTGCATCATGCGCGGCTGTGCATGGCCTATGGCGCGGCGGTGGTCGTCATGGCCTTCGACGAGACCGGCCAGGCGGATACCAAGGAGCGCAAGGTCGAGATTTGCGAGCGCGCCTACAAGCTGCTGCTGTCCATCGGCTTCCCGCCGGAGGACATCATCTTCGATCCCAATATCTTCGCCGTGGCGACCGGGATCGAGGAGCATAATGGATACGGTCTCGACTTCATCGAAGCCTGCCGGGAGATCAAGAAGCGCTGCCCCCATGTCCATATTTCGGGCGGCCTGTCGAATTTCAGCTTCTCCTTCCGCGGCAATGAGCCGGTGCGGCGGGCGATGCATTCGGTCTTCCTCTACCACGCCATTCCGGCGGGGCTGGACATGGCCATCGTCAATGCGGGGCAACTCGACGTCTATGACGCGATCGACCCGGTACTGCGCCAGGCGTGTGAGGATGTGCTGCTGAACAGTGATCCCGAAGCGGGCGACCGCCTGGTCGCGCTGGCGGAAAGCTACAAGGGCAAGGACGCGGCGTCGGAAAAGGCCGCGCAGGAATGGCGCGGCTGGCCCGTCGCCAAGCGGCTGGAGCATGCGCTGGTCAAGGGCATCGACATGTATGTGGTCGAGGATACGGAGGAAGCCCGTCTCGTCGCCGCCAAGCCGATCGAAGTGATCGAAGGCCCGCTGATGGACGGCATGAATGTCGTGGGCGACCTGTTCGGCGCGGGCAAGATGTTCCTGCCGCAGGTGGTGAAGTCCGCCCGCGTCATGAAGAAGGCGGTCGCGCACCTGCTGCCCTTCATCGAGGCGGCGAAGGAACCGGGCGCCAAGGGCAAGGGCAAGGTCGTCATGGCCACGGTCAAGGGCGACGTCCACGACATCGGCAAGAATATCGTCGGCGTCGTGCTCCAGTGCAACGGCTTCGAGGTGATCGACCTGGGCGTCATGGTGCCATGGCAGGACATCATCAAGGCGGCGAACGAGAATGACGCCGACATGATCGGCCTCAGCGGCCTCATCACCCCCTCTCTGGACGAGATGGTGACGGTCGCGACGGAAATGCAGCGGGCGGAGATGACCATGCCGCTGCTGATCGGCGGCGCGACGACATCGCGGGTGCATACCGCGCTGCGCATCGATCCGGCCTTCAAGGGACCGGTGGTGCATGTGCTGGACGCCAGCCGGGCGGTCGGCGTGGCGACGGCGCTGGTTTCGGAGACGCAGAAGGATGCTTTCGTCGCAAAGACCAAGGACGATTATGAGCATGTCCGCGTGTCCCGCGCGAACAAGGGCCAGAGCAAGCTGCTCAGCATAGAGGAAGCCCGCGACAACGCCTTCGAGATCGATGAGAGCCTGAAGCCCGGCAAGCCCCGCCTGCCCGGCGTCCATCGTTTCCCGGACTGGGATCTGAAGGATCTGCGTCAATATATCGACTGGACGCCCTTCTTCCGTGCCTGGGAACTGGCGGGCAATTATCCCGCGATATTGGATGATGAGGTCGTCGGGGAAAGCGCGACCAGCCTGTTCAACGACGCGCAGGCGATGCTGGACCGCATCGTCAACGAGAAGTGGCTGACGGCGCGGGGCGTCGCCGGCCTGTGGCCTTGCCGTCGGCAGGGCGACGATATCATCGTCCATGTCGAGGATGAGAAGCATTTCACCCTCCCCATGCTGCGGCAGCAGATCGCCAAGCGGGAAGGGCGGGCGAACATGTGCCTGGCCGACTTCATCAGCCATGACGGCGACTGGATGGGCGGTTTCGCCGTGTCGATCCATGGCATCGAGCCGCATCTGGCGCGGTTCAAGAACGCCATCGACGATTATTCGGACATATTGTTGAAGGCGCTGGCGGATCGTCTGGCGGAGGCCTTTGCCGAGCGGCTGCATCATTATGTGCGTACCGCGCTCTGGGGCTATGCCGAGGGCGAGCAGCTTACCAACGAGGCGCTGATCAAGGAGCAATATCGCGGCATCCGTCCGGCGCCGGGCTATCCGGCCTGTCCGGAGCATAGTTTGAAGCCGCTGCTGTTCGACATGCTGGACGCGCATCATGCGACCGGCATCACGCTGACCGAGAGTTTCGCGATGCTGCCGACGGCGGCGGTCAGCGGCTTTTACTTCGGCCACCCGCAGGCCGAATATTTCGGCGTGGCGCGGGTCGGGCGGGATCAGTTGGAGGATTATGCCAGGCGGCGCGGCGTCGATCTGGAGACGGCGGAGCGCTGGCTGAGGCCGAATCTGGATTGA
- a CDS encoding ArsR/SmtB family transcription factor: MSAALDIFRALGDPTRLRIIYLLRAMELAVGEIAQVVGQSQPRVSRHVRILAEAGLVERRKEGNWVFLRLGKGAEIAPFLTLFDQLVPSESEDLWQKADLARLAAVRADRARAAESYFAEHAELWDAIRSLHVPEGDVESAMTALLGAEPIGHLLDIGTGTGRMIELFGPSADQVTALDRSPDMLRLARAKLPHDAGDKYALVLGDFGALPLEPGSVDTAVLHQVLHYAQAPEAVIAEAARVTSAGGRVLIADFAAHEREELRLRDQHARLGFSDEQIESWFAGAGLELERVDVLPGQELTVQLWLGRRRGARVLPIEGRLSA, from the coding sequence ATGAGCGCGGCACTCGACATTTTCAGGGCATTGGGCGACCCCACGCGGCTGCGCATCATCTATCTTTTGCGCGCCATGGAACTGGCGGTGGGCGAAATCGCGCAGGTCGTCGGGCAAAGCCAGCCGCGCGTGTCGCGCCATGTCCGCATCCTGGCGGAGGCGGGTCTGGTCGAGCGGCGCAAGGAAGGCAATTGGGTTTTCCTGCGGCTGGGCAAGGGGGCTGAAATCGCGCCTTTCCTGACCCTGTTCGACCAGCTTGTGCCCTCGGAGAGCGAGGATCTGTGGCAGAAGGCCGACCTGGCCCGGCTGGCGGCGGTGCGGGCGGATCGCGCCCGGGCGGCGGAAAGCTATTTCGCGGAACATGCCGAGCTGTGGGACGCGATCCGGTCGCTGCATGTGCCGGAGGGCGACGTGGAAAGCGCGATGACGGCTTTGCTGGGGGCCGAACCCATCGGGCATCTGCTGGATATCGGCACGGGCACGGGCCGCATGATCGAATTGTTCGGCCCGTCGGCGGATCAGGTGACGGCGCTGGATCGCAGCCCCGACATGTTGCGGCTGGCGCGGGCCAAGCTGCCGCATGATGCGGGCGACAAATATGCGCTGGTGCTGGGCGATTTCGGCGCGTTGCCGCTGGAGCCGGGCAGCGTCGATACGGCGGTGCTGCATCAGGTGCTGCACTATGCGCAGGCGCCCGAGGCTGTAATTGCCGAGGCGGCGCGGGTGACGAGCGCCGGGGGCCGGGTGCTGATCGCCGATTTCGCGGCGCATGAACGGGAAGAGCTGCGGCTGCGCGACCAGCATGCGCGCCTCGGCTTTTCCGACGAGCAGATCGAAAGCTGGTTCGCGGGCGCGGGCCTGGAACTGGAGCGGGTGGATGTGCTGCCCGGCCAGGAACTGACGGTGCAATTATGGCTGGGACGGCGCCGGGGCGCGCGCGTGCTGCCAATCGAAGGACGACTTTCCGCATGA
- the rpmB gene encoding 50S ribosomal protein L28: MSRICELTGKGRQVGHNVSHANNKTKRVFLPNLQNVSLISEALETSVKLRVSTHGLRSVEHNGGLDNWLLKTSDEKLSLKARRLKRDIAKKKAAVAA; this comes from the coding sequence ATGTCGCGCATTTGCGAGCTGACCGGCAAGGGTCGCCAGGTGGGTCACAATGTTTCCCACGCCAATAACAAGACCAAGCGTGTGTTCCTGCCCAACCTGCAGAACGTGTCGCTGATCTCCGAAGCGCTGGAAACGAGCGTGAAGCTGCGCGTGTCGACCCATGGTCTGCGTTCGGTCGAACATAATGGCGGCCTGGACAACTGGCTGCTGAAGACCAGCGACGAAAAGCTGTCGTTGAAGGCCCGCCGGCTGAAGCGCGATATCGCGAAGAAGAAGGCCGCCGTCGCGGCCTGA
- a CDS encoding esterase-like activity of phytase family protein — protein sequence MRRILIVLLLAILLLPAPHKNKPEPFTAGPLLVRARPLPLNAADPAQRDLGRLHYLGGWQLGSAHHGFGGISSLLAEPDGQILALSDSGTLMGFHIGPVKANRRPFIAPLPIRPQDRDRPWWAWDSEAMAHDPATRRYWVGFELQQMICRYSPGFARVEACRIWPEIEAWPETGSVESLARLPDGRFLALAEMGMTADGSHDMLLFAGDPAEAATAAPMHLRYVPPRGYRPTDAVALDGRHVLVLNRRLTLQSLFTATLAIIELPEKPHPGDKLKARTLARLAPPLLADNFEGLALTRQGGRPIVWIVSDDNHEFFQRTLLLKFGLDF from the coding sequence ATGCGCCGAATCCTGATCGTCCTGCTGCTTGCGATCCTGCTCCTCCCCGCGCCGCACAAGAACAAGCCCGAACCCTTCACCGCCGGTCCGCTGCTGGTCAGGGCGCGCCCCTTGCCCCTGAACGCCGCCGATCCCGCGCAGCGCGACCTGGGGCGCCTCCACTATCTGGGCGGCTGGCAACTGGGCAGCGCGCATCACGGCTTCGGCGGCATATCCTCCCTGTTGGCGGAACCGGACGGGCAGATATTGGCGCTCAGCGATTCCGGCACGCTGATGGGCTTTCACATCGGTCCGGTCAAAGCCAACCGGCGCCCGTTCATCGCCCCCCTCCCCATCCGGCCGCAAGACCGCGACCGCCCCTGGTGGGCCTGGGATTCGGAGGCCATGGCCCACGACCCGGCGACACGGCGCTATTGGGTGGGCTTCGAACTGCAGCAGATGATCTGCCGCTATTCCCCCGGCTTCGCCCGCGTCGAAGCATGCCGCATTTGGCCGGAGATAGAGGCCTGGCCCGAAACGGGATCGGTCGAATCGCTGGCGCGGCTGCCCGACGGGCGCTTCCTGGCGCTGGCGGAAATGGGCATGACCGCCGACGGCAGCCATGACATGCTGCTGTTCGCGGGCGACCCGGCGGAAGCCGCCACGGCGGCGCCCATGCACCTGCGCTATGTGCCGCCGCGGGGCTATCGCCCGACAGACGCGGTGGCGCTCGATGGGCGGCATGTGCTGGTTCTCAACCGGCGGCTGACCTTGCAATCATTGTTCACGGCGACGCTGGCGATCATCGAACTGCCGGAAAAGCCGCACCCCGGCGACAAACTCAAGGCGCGCACCCTGGCCCGGCTGGCGCCGCCGCTGCTGGCCGACAATTTCGAAGGGCTGGCGCTCACCCGGCAGGGCGGCCGCCCCATCGTCTGGATCGTGTCCGACGATAATCATGAATTCTTCCAGCGGACCCTGTTGCTGAAATTCGGGCTGGATTTTTAA
- a CDS encoding homocysteine S-methyltransferase family protein has translation MTAEERFRAMAAEKIMIFDGGYGTSIQKHGLTEADYRGSLDLAKDQKGNNDLLCLTRPDIVEGIHAAYLDAGADMIETNTFSSTKIAMADYGCEHLVRDINIAAARIARKACEDATAKDGRPRFVAGSIGPTNKTLSISPDVNDPAYREVDYDTLKADYREQCDALIEGGVDFLLVETCFDTLNAKAAGMAAREAEAAAGRPVPLMLSFTITDMSGRNLSGHTINAFWYSLRHLKPLTIGVNCAFGADLLRPYLSELAKNADTLILAYPNAGLPNELGQYDELPETTASLIRQWVDEELVNMVGGCCGTTPAHIGAVARALAGQKPRQVPELPVVTRLAGLEPMHIAA, from the coding sequence ATGACCGCCGAGGAACGCTTCCGCGCCATGGCGGCGGAAAAGATCATGATCTTCGACGGCGGCTACGGCACGTCGATCCAGAAACATGGGCTTACCGAGGCGGATTATCGCGGGTCGCTCGACCTGGCGAAGGATCAGAAGGGCAATAACGACCTTCTGTGCCTCACCCGGCCGGATATCGTGGAGGGTATCCATGCCGCCTATCTTGATGCCGGGGCGGACATGATCGAGACGAACACCTTCTCCTCCACCAAGATCGCCATGGCCGATTATGGCTGCGAGCATCTGGTGCGGGATATCAACATCGCCGCCGCGCGGATCGCCCGCAAGGCGTGCGAGGATGCGACCGCGAAAGACGGCCGCCCGCGCTTCGTGGCGGGGTCCATCGGGCCGACGAACAAGACCCTGTCGATCTCGCCCGACGTGAACGACCCGGCCTATCGCGAGGTCGATTACGATACGCTGAAGGCCGATTATCGCGAGCAGTGCGACGCGCTGATCGAGGGCGGGGTGGATTTCCTGCTGGTCGAGACATGCTTCGACACGCTGAACGCCAAGGCGGCGGGCATGGCCGCGCGGGAGGCCGAGGCGGCGGCGGGGCGGCCCGTGCCGCTGATGCTGAGCTTCACCATCACCGATATGTCGGGGCGCAACCTGTCGGGGCATACGATCAACGCCTTCTGGTATTCGCTGCGGCATTTGAAGCCGCTGACCATCGGGGTGAACTGCGCCTTCGGGGCGGACCTGCTGCGGCCTTATCTGAGCGAACTGGCGAAGAATGCCGATACGTTGATCCTGGCCTATCCCAATGCGGGGCTGCCCAATGAACTGGGGCAATATGACGAATTGCCGGAGACGACCGCGTCGCTCATTCGCCAGTGGGTGGATGAGGAGCTGGTGAACATGGTCGGCGGTTGCTGCGGCACCACGCCCGCGCATATCGGCGCGGTGGCGAGGGCGCTGGCGGGGCAGAAGCCGCGTCAGGTGCCGGAATTGCCGGTGGTGACGCGGCTCGCGGGGCTGGAGCCGATGCATATCGCGGCGTGA
- a CDS encoding circumsporozoite protein: MTKSIALSLVLAASLGLAACSGGAENAANNAANAAENASNAADNAMNAALNAADNASNAASNVANAAGNAAANAM; encoded by the coding sequence ATGACCAAGTCGATTGCTCTTTCGCTCGTTCTCGCCGCGTCGCTCGGCCTGGCCGCCTGCTCGGGCGGTGCGGAAAATGCCGCCAACAACGCCGCCAATGCTGCCGAGAATGCTTCGAATGCTGCCGACAACGCCATGAACGCCGCGCTGAACGCTGCCGACAACGCTTCGAACGCCGCTTCGAACGTTGCCAACGCCGCTGGCAACGCCGCCGCGAACGCGATGTAA
- a CDS encoding alpha/beta fold hydrolase — protein sequence MMNRRTMMWGAAALLAGGMSAPMAWAAPFASRRIAVTARGAGRDVVLIAGLASGPGLWNGVVGALPGYRWHLVHVRGFAGLPADANASGPLVQPLADEIARYIAAAGLDRPAIVGHSMGGTLAMMLGLKGLAGRLMVVDMLPEGAAMVGGTAQGLGFLADQLGQYFTGTKAGRAYLAQMLAEMPGAKGSDPDVIANALRDLANVDLRPQLGRLGAPMEVVYAVGDDAKQAGEIGRTFRAAYAAKRGVRLVPIGPSGHVVMADQPARFNAALGDFLKTV from the coding sequence ATGATGAACAGACGAACCATGATGTGGGGCGCGGCGGCCCTGCTGGCGGGCGGCATGTCCGCGCCGATGGCCTGGGCTGCGCCTTTCGCATCCCGCCGGATTGCGGTCACGGCGCGGGGGGCCGGGCGCGACGTCGTGCTGATCGCCGGGCTGGCGAGCGGGCCGGGGCTGTGGAACGGGGTGGTCGGCGCGCTGCCCGGCTATCGCTGGCATCTGGTCCATGTGCGGGGCTTTGCGGGCCTGCCTGCGGACGCCAATGCCAGTGGGCCGCTGGTCCAGCCGCTGGCGGACGAGATTGCCCGCTATATCGCGGCGGCGGGGCTGGACCGGCCCGCCATCGTCGGCCACAGCATGGGCGGCACGCTGGCGATGATGCTGGGTTTGAAGGGGTTGGCCGGGCGGTTGATGGTGGTCGACATGCTGCCCGAAGGGGCGGCGATGGTCGGCGGCACGGCGCAGGGGCTGGGCTTCCTGGCCGATCAACTGGGGCAGTATTTTACCGGGACCAAGGCGGGCCGGGCCTATCTGGCGCAGATGCTGGCGGAAATGCCGGGTGCGAAGGGCAGCGATCCGGACGTCATCGCCAATGCGCTGCGCGATCTGGCCAATGTCGACCTGCGGCCGCAACTGGGGCGGCTGGGCGCGCCGATGGAGGTGGTCTATGCGGTGGGCGATGACGCGAAACAGGCGGGCGAGATCGGCCGCACCTTCCGCGCCGCCTATGCCGCCAAGCGCGGCGTCCGGCTGGTTCCCATCGGCCCCAGCGGCCATGTGGTCATGGCGGACCAGCCTGCGCGCTTCAACGCGGCGCTGGGCGATTTTCTGAAGACGGTTTGA
- a CDS encoding serine hydrolase, with translation MTMLKGGRGKRPNGGGPNGGRGSSVRLVLLMAALSACVSAPQQPYAAVQQRPQPTTATFPIKPVANPPKPFEALNVDQRETPPPGLVSVVRNLGQSFNGKVGIAVRRIGSDWTVAWNGNLLFPQQSVSKLWVSMTFLDAVDRGKIRLSDSTTITKKDLTLFHQPTAALVGNAGWTTTYSDLMRRAMTQSDNTANDTLLRAVGGPDAVRGYLARRYIKDIRFGPGERLLQSTTAGLEWRQDYSIGRNFYAARAQLPMSVRQKALDNYLASPPDGAAPSSIVQALAKLKQNDMLSPASSQLLLSIMSEAKTGPQRIKGGVPAGWRYLHKTGTGQDLGARSTGFNDIGIMTAPDGTSYAVAVMIGSTTEPIPARWQLMQAVAKAVAANHEAR, from the coding sequence ATGACCATGTTGAAGGGAGGGCGCGGCAAGCGTCCAAATGGCGGCGGCCCGAATGGCGGCAGGGGCAGCTCTGTCCGTCTTGTCCTCTTGATGGCGGCGCTTTCGGCCTGCGTCAGCGCGCCGCAACAACCCTATGCCGCGGTTCAGCAACGGCCCCAGCCCACCACGGCGACCTTCCCGATCAAGCCCGTCGCCAATCCGCCCAAGCCCTTCGAGGCGCTGAATGTCGACCAGCGCGAAACCCCGCCGCCCGGCCTGGTCAGCGTGGTCCGCAACCTCGGCCAAAGCTTCAACGGCAAGGTGGGCATCGCCGTGCGCCGCATCGGCAGCGACTGGACGGTCGCCTGGAACGGCAATCTGCTCTTCCCGCAGCAAAGCGTGTCGAAACTCTGGGTGTCGATGACCTTCCTCGACGCGGTGGACCGGGGCAAGATTCGCCTCAGCGACAGCACCACCATCACGAAGAAGGATCTGACCCTCTTCCACCAGCCGACCGCCGCGCTGGTCGGCAATGCGGGTTGGACCACCACCTATTCCGACCTGATGCGCCGCGCCATGACGCAGAGCGACAATACCGCCAACGACACGCTGCTGCGCGCCGTGGGCGGGCCGGATGCGGTGCGCGGCTATCTGGCCCGCCGCTATATCAAGGATATCCGCTTCGGCCCCGGCGAACGGCTGCTGCAATCGACGACCGCCGGTCTCGAATGGCGTCAGGATTATTCGATCGGCCGCAATTTCTACGCGGCCCGCGCCCAATTGCCCATGTCGGTGCGGCAGAAGGCGCTGGACAATTATCTGGCCAGCCCGCCGGACGGGGCGGCGCCCTCCTCCATCGTGCAGGCGCTGGCGAAGCTCAAGCAGAATGACATGCTCTCCCCCGCTTCCTCGCAACTGCTGTTGTCGATCATGAGCGAGGCGAAGACCGGGCCGCAACGCATCAAGGGCGGCGTCCCGGCGGGGTGGCGCTATCTGCACAAGACCGGCACGGGCCAGGATCTGGGCGCGCGTTCGACCGGGTTCAACGACATCGGCATCATGACGGCGCCCGACGGCACCAGCTATGCCGTCGCGGTGATGATCGGCAGCACGACCGAGCCGATCCCGGCGCGCTGGCAATTGATGCAGGCCGTGGCGAAGGCGGTCGCGGCAAACCACGAGGCGCGTTAG
- a CDS encoding nucleoside deaminase, which yields MPSPFPLPDPMRRALDLARAARDAGEVPIGAVVTLDGRIVGEGENRNRRDNDPTAHAEMVAIRAAAAHLGDFRLTGCDLWVTLEPCAMCAGAISHARIARLYYAAADPKGGAIEQGPRLFTQPQCLHRPEVYGDLAEAEASTLLRDFFLARR from the coding sequence ATGCCATCGCCCTTCCCCCTGCCCGATCCGATGCGGCGCGCCCTGGACCTCGCCCGCGCCGCCCGGGACGCGGGCGAGGTGCCGATCGGCGCGGTCGTCACGCTGGATGGCCGGATCGTCGGGGAGGGCGAAAATCGCAACCGGCGCGACAATGATCCCACCGCCCATGCGGAAATGGTCGCGATCCGGGCGGCTGCCGCGCATCTGGGGGATTTCCGGCTGACCGGCTGCGACCTTTGGGTCACGCTGGAGCCTTGCGCCATGTGCGCCGGAGCCATCTCCCACGCCCGCATTGCCCGTCTCTATTACGCCGCCGCCGATCCGAAGGGCGGCGCCATCGAACAGGGACCGCGCCTCTTCACCCAACCGCAATGCCTGCACCGGCCCGAAGTCTATGGCGATCTGGCCGAAGCCGAAGCCTCAACGCTGCTGCGGGACTTTTTTCTCGCCCGGCGCTGA
- the metF gene encoding methylenetetrahydrofolate reductase: protein MTFSFPSVEEARHDWQAPLYADLAGDVDVSFEFFPPKTEKMEEQLWSAIQALTPLAPKFVSVTYGAGGSTRERTHNTVARIAKETPLAAAAHLTCVAASKAEIDEVADAYWEAGVRHIVALRGDPPEMGAKFEPHPEGYKGAAELVEGLMKRHAFEISVAAYPETHPDALSARSDIDNLKRKLDAGATRAITQFFFEPDTFFRFRDTVAAAGIDADIIPGIMPVSNFAAVQRMSAMCNTDVPGWMGKLFEGLDDHAAARQLVSATLAAELCRKLYAGGVRDFHFYTLNRAELSYAICHLLGRRPQLEKTA, encoded by the coding sequence ATGACCTTTAGCTTCCCTTCCGTTGAAGAGGCCAGGCACGACTGGCAGGCGCCGCTCTATGCCGATCTGGCGGGCGACGTTGATGTGAGCTTCGAATTCTTCCCGCCCAAGACGGAGAAGATGGAGGAGCAGCTCTGGTCCGCGATCCAGGCGCTGACGCCGCTGGCGCCGAAATTCGTGTCGGTGACCTATGGCGCGGGCGGGTCTACGCGGGAGCGGACGCATAACACCGTGGCCCGGATCGCGAAGGAGACGCCGCTGGCGGCGGCGGCGCATCTGACCTGCGTGGCGGCGAGCAAGGCCGAGATCGACGAGGTGGCCGACGCCTATTGGGAAGCGGGCGTGCGGCACATCGTGGCGCTGCGCGGCGATCCGCCGGAAATGGGCGCGAAGTTTGAGCCGCATCCGGAAGGTTACAAGGGCGCGGCGGAACTGGTCGAGGGGCTGATGAAGCGCCATGCTTTCGAGATTTCGGTGGCGGCTTATCCTGAGACGCATCCGGATGCGTTGAGCGCACGGAGCGACATTGATAATCTGAAGCGCAAGCTGGATGCGGGCGCGACGCGGGCGATCACGCAATTTTTCTTCGAGCCGGATACTTTCTTCCGCTTCCGCGATACGGTGGCGGCGGCGGGGATCGACGCGGACATCATTCCGGGCATCATGCCGGTCAGCAATTTCGCGGCGGTCCAGCGCATGTCGGCGATGTGCAACACCGATGTGCCCGGCTGGATGGGCAAGCTGTTCGAGGGGCTGGACGATCATGCGGCTGCGCGTCAGCTTGTATCGGCGACGCTCGCGGCGGAACTGTGCCGCAAGCTGTATGCCGGCGGGGTGCGCGACTTCCATTTCTACACGCTCAACCGGGCGGAACTGAGCTATGCGATCTGTCATTTGCTTGGGCGCAGACCCCAATTGGAGAAGACGGCATGA